One Hordeum vulgare subsp. vulgare chromosome 4H, MorexV3_pseudomolecules_assembly, whole genome shotgun sequence DNA window includes the following coding sequences:
- the LOC123451087 gene encoding uncharacterized protein LOC123451087, producing the protein MSRRTRRGDRQQQQQPAARSTTVSNNPIFFVHDGVDDDEPVEFAKPLPLPLPPSRANPQPEGSRLAPGSTFMASRNGSGWVLRRVHHHDDPFLAAYVACTKSGGGKVDAAPAKRQQKKNENRGDAAVQGCGIWSGWTAAGAKYAGAMSCKYGCDVASAQGDDPAASPVPRLHLSRQLVVIPAKKRALQPRERAHG; encoded by the coding sequence ATGAGCCGACGCACAAGGCGCGGCgaccggcagcagcagcagcagccggcgGCTCGTTCCACGACCGTGTCCAACAATCCCATCTTCTTCGTGCACGACGGCGTCGACGACGACGAGCCGGTTGAGTTCGCcaagccgctgccgctgccgctgcctccGAGCAGGGCGAACCCGCAGCCTGAGGGCTCGCGGCTGGCACCCGGTTCCACGTTCATGGCGAGCCGAAACGGGAGCGGCTGGGTCCTGAGGAGGGTGCACCACCACGACGACCCGTTCCTCGCCGCCTACGTGGCCTGCACCAAGAGCGGCGGCGGCAAGGTCGACGCCGCTCCGGCGAAGCGGCagcagaagaagaatgagaacagAGGCGATGCCGCTGTACAGGGGTGCGGCATTTGGAGCGGCTGGACGGCGGCGGGGGCGAAGTACGCCGGAGCGATGTCGTGTAAGTACGGCTGCGACGTCGCCTCCGCGCAGGGCGACGATCCCGCCGCGTCCCCGGTGCCCAGGCTGCACCTGTCGCGGCAGCTCGTGGTGATCCCGGCCAAGAAGAGGGCCCTGCAGCCACGGGAGCGGGCGCATGGCTGA